From Deltaproteobacteria bacterium, one genomic window encodes:
- a CDS encoding class I SAM-dependent methyltransferase: protein MSKRQTSGPETAALRCPVCGGEGRFETEVREQDAWLTSPDRFRLYACGACGSRFIDTASLPHPLAHYYPGDYYGSRQQKYRGVFQRLSDAFRRWRFHVLFDRIGTEARRNSRGSSELPSVLDFGCGRGVMLGSFRENGWEARGVEFSEQSAALVKAEYGVDVLHGPDAIEQLGGARFDLITLFHVLEHLSDPRATVRKLARHLRPGGRMVIEVPNYCRLQRGLFGRWWWHLDPPRHLVHFTQKSLAAMLEKMGFRVRILANFSVEYSFFCFLQSLMSLVTRRPNRLHVLIRSTPGADAPGPVESALTVLLAAVLAVPAAIGAIGAFFLAQGDIIRVEALLPEGREIS, encoded by the coding sequence TTGTCCAAACGCCAGACGTCCGGTCCTGAAACCGCCGCCCTTCGTTGCCCGGTGTGCGGTGGCGAGGGCCGGTTCGAGACGGAAGTCCGCGAGCAGGATGCCTGGCTCACGAGCCCGGACCGGTTCCGCCTCTACGCCTGCGGCGCGTGCGGTTCACGGTTCATTGATACCGCCTCGCTGCCGCATCCGCTCGCCCACTACTACCCCGGCGACTACTACGGTAGCAGACAGCAGAAATACCGGGGAGTGTTCCAGCGGCTGTCGGATGCCTTCCGCCGCTGGCGGTTCCATGTGCTGTTTGACCGCATCGGGACGGAAGCCCGCCGGAACAGCAGGGGGAGTAGCGAACTGCCCTCGGTGCTCGACTTCGGCTGCGGGCGTGGCGTCATGCTCGGGTCATTCCGCGAGAACGGCTGGGAGGCGAGGGGCGTAGAGTTCTCCGAGCAGTCGGCGGCGCTGGTCAAGGCCGAGTACGGCGTGGACGTGCTCCACGGACCGGACGCCATCGAGCAGCTCGGGGGGGCGAGGTTCGATCTCATCACCCTGTTTCACGTTCTGGAGCACCTGTCAGATCCCAGGGCCACGGTGCGCAAGCTCGCCCGGCATCTCAGGCCCGGCGGACGGATGGTGATCGAGGTGCCCAACTACTGCCGCCTCCAGCGCGGCCTGTTCGGCCGCTGGTGGTGGCACCTGGACCCGCCCCGCCATCTGGTGCATTTCACGCAAAAGTCGCTCGCGGCGATGCTGGAGAAGATGGGTTTCAGGGTGCGAATCCTCGCCAACTTCTCGGTCGAGTATTCGTTCTTCTGCTTCCTGCAGTCGCTGATGTCGCTCGTCACCCGGCGGCCGAACCGCCTGCATGTCCTCATCCGCTCGACACCGGGCGCGGACGCCCCGGGCCCGGTGGAGTCGGCCCTGACCGTGCTGCTGGCGGCCGTGCTTGCGGTCCCGGCCGCCATCGGTGCCATCGGGGCGTTTTTTCTCGCCCAGGGGGACATTATCCGTGTCGAGGCGCTCCTGCCGGAAGGACGGGAGATTTCCTGA